Proteins encoded together in one Streptomyces sp. B1I3 window:
- a CDS encoding MFS transporter, protein MSKTADTRLPDPSRWKALAFIALAQLMVVLDATIVNIALPSAQVDLGISEGNKQWVITAYALAFGGLLLFGGRIADLWGRKRTFVVGLLGFAAASALGGAAQSEAMMFGSRALQGAFGALLAPAALSLLAVMFTDAKERAKAFGIYGAIAGGGGAVGLILGGFLTEYLNWRWTFFVNIPFAIVAAAGAYFVIREPAGGRNRSPLDVPGVVLSTLGLVALVYGFTRAESAGWSDSLTIGMFIAAAVLLLAFVVTESRVSSPLLPLRVLTERNRGGVYLSLGLAIIAMFGLFLFLTYYLQVAKGYSPVKTGFAFLPMIAGMITGSTQIGARLMTRVPPRLLMGPGFLVAAIGMLLLTQLEVDTSYASVILPGQLLLGLGMGTAFMPAMSLATHGIEPRDAGVASAMVNTSQQVGGAIGTALLNTIAAGATTAYIADHAAGATDARLLQLQAMVSGFASAIWWAVGILVAASVIAATLINTGRPGTGAAGRSDGSGDHADGIEDEFKIPVVAH, encoded by the coding sequence CGTGAACATCGCCCTGCCCTCGGCCCAGGTGGATCTCGGTATATCCGAGGGCAACAAGCAGTGGGTCATCACCGCCTACGCGCTCGCGTTCGGCGGGCTCCTTCTCTTCGGCGGGCGCATCGCCGACCTCTGGGGCCGTAAGCGCACCTTCGTGGTCGGCCTGCTCGGCTTCGCCGCGGCCTCCGCACTCGGTGGCGCCGCGCAGAGCGAGGCGATGATGTTCGGCTCCCGTGCCCTGCAGGGTGCCTTCGGTGCACTGCTCGCACCGGCGGCCCTGTCGCTGCTCGCGGTGATGTTCACCGACGCCAAGGAACGTGCCAAGGCCTTCGGTATCTACGGTGCCATCGCGGGTGGCGGTGGCGCGGTCGGCCTGATCCTGGGCGGCTTCCTCACCGAGTACCTGAACTGGCGCTGGACGTTCTTCGTCAACATCCCGTTCGCGATCGTCGCGGCCGCGGGCGCCTACTTCGTCATCCGTGAGCCGGCCGGCGGCCGCAACCGCTCGCCGCTCGACGTGCCCGGTGTCGTCCTGTCCACACTCGGCCTGGTCGCGCTGGTCTACGGCTTCACCCGCGCCGAGTCGGCCGGCTGGTCGGACTCGCTGACCATCGGCATGTTCATCGCCGCCGCCGTCCTGCTCCTGGCCTTCGTCGTCACCGAGTCGCGCGTCTCGTCGCCGCTGCTGCCGCTGCGCGTACTGACCGAGCGCAATCGCGGGGGCGTGTACCTCTCGCTGGGGCTCGCCATCATCGCGATGTTCGGGCTCTTCCTCTTCCTGACGTACTACCTGCAGGTCGCCAAGGGCTACTCGCCGGTCAAGACCGGCTTCGCGTTCCTTCCGATGATCGCGGGCATGATCACCGGTTCCACCCAGATCGGTGCCCGGCTGATGACCCGCGTCCCGCCGCGGCTGCTGATGGGCCCCGGCTTCCTGGTGGCCGCGATCGGCATGCTGCTCCTGACCCAGCTGGAGGTCGACACCTCGTACGCGAGCGTCATCCTGCCGGGACAGCTGCTGCTCGGACTGGGCATGGGTACGGCGTTCATGCCGGCCATGTCGCTGGCCACGCACGGCATCGAACCGCGTGACGCGGGAGTGGCCTCCGCGATGGTGAACACCTCGCAGCAGGTCGGCGGTGCCATCGGTACGGCGCTGCTCAACACCATCGCCGCGGGAGCCACCACCGCCTACATCGCCGACCACGCCGCAGGGGCCACCGACGCGAGGCTGCTGCAGCTCCAGGCCATGGTGAGTGGTTTCGCCAGTGCGATCTGGTGGGCGGTCGGCATCCTCGTCGCCGCCTCGGTGATCGCGGCGACGCTGATCAACACCGGACGTCCGGGCACCGGAGCGGCCGGCCGGTCCGACGGCTCCGGCGACCACGCGGACGGCATCGAGGACGAGTTCAAGATCCCGGTCGTCGCGCACTGA